A single genomic interval of Gossypium raimondii isolate GPD5lz chromosome 11, ASM2569854v1, whole genome shotgun sequence harbors:
- the LOC105801932 gene encoding uncharacterized protein LOC105801932 isoform X1, whose protein sequence is MTSSPPPKRRRKGQTVDTESPSKSALTQDNSSPLIVFAHGAGAPSSSDWMIRWKEMLKKALNAVEVVTFDYPYMSEGKRRSPPKAEKLVDFHTNVVKNAVSKYPGHPLILAGKSMGSRISCMVAGREDISPLLIVCLGYPLKGMNGAVRDETLLQLKVPVMFVQGTKDGLCPLEKLEAVRKKMKTMSGLHEIESGDHSFKISKKHLQTKGSTQEEAEDAAVQAIASFFTRSLR, encoded by the exons ATGACTTCTTCACCGCCTCCAAAGCGAAGGCGAAAAGGGCAAACCGTTGACACAGAATCACCGTCGAAATCAGCGTTGACCCAAGACAATTCATCCCCTTTGATAGTCTTCGCTCATGGCGCTGGTGCTCCTTCCTCTTCTGATTGGATGATCAG ATGGAAAGAAATGCTAAAGAAGGCTTTGAATGCTGTTGAAGTAGTGACATTTGATTACCCTT ATATGTCTGAGGGAAAAAGAAGATCTCCGCCCAAGGCAGAAAAATTGGTAGATTTTCACACAAATGTTGTCAAAAATGCAGTTTCTAAATATCCTGGGCATCCTTTGATTTTGGCTGGCAAATCAATGGGTTCAAG AATCAGCTGCATGGTGGCTGGAAGGGAAGACATTTCTCCATTGTTAATTGTTTGCCTAGGATACCCGCTTAAG GGTATGAATGGAGCAGTGAGAGATGAAACTCTGCTTCAACTTAAAGTTCCTGTGATGTTTGTGCAG GGTACCAAAGATGGTCTCTGCCCCTTGGAAAAACTAGAAGCTGttaggaagaaaatgaagacaATGAGTGGGTTGCACGAGATCGAGAGTGGTGATCACTCGTTCAAGATTTCAAAAAAGCACCTCCAAACCAAGGGATCAACCCAAGAGGAAGCTGAAGATGCAGCTGTTCAGGCCATTGCATCATTTTTCACCAGGTCTCTGAGATGA
- the LOC105801932 gene encoding uncharacterized protein LOC105801932 isoform X2 codes for MTSSPPPKRRRKGQTVDTESPSKSALTQDNSSPLIVFAHGAGAPSSSDWMIRWKEMLKKALNAVEVVTFDYPYMSEGKRRSPPKAEKLVDFHTNVVKNAVSKYPGHPLILAGKSMGSSCMVAGREDISPLLIVCLGYPLKGMNGAVRDETLLQLKVPVMFVQGTKDGLCPLEKLEAVRKKMKTMSGLHEIESGDHSFKISKKHLQTKGSTQEEAEDAAVQAIASFFTRSLR; via the exons ATGACTTCTTCACCGCCTCCAAAGCGAAGGCGAAAAGGGCAAACCGTTGACACAGAATCACCGTCGAAATCAGCGTTGACCCAAGACAATTCATCCCCTTTGATAGTCTTCGCTCATGGCGCTGGTGCTCCTTCCTCTTCTGATTGGATGATCAG ATGGAAAGAAATGCTAAAGAAGGCTTTGAATGCTGTTGAAGTAGTGACATTTGATTACCCTT ATATGTCTGAGGGAAAAAGAAGATCTCCGCCCAAGGCAGAAAAATTGGTAGATTTTCACACAAATGTTGTCAAAAATGCAGTTTCTAAATATCCTGGGCATCCTTTGATTTTGGCTGGCAAATCAATGGGTTCAAG CTGCATGGTGGCTGGAAGGGAAGACATTTCTCCATTGTTAATTGTTTGCCTAGGATACCCGCTTAAG GGTATGAATGGAGCAGTGAGAGATGAAACTCTGCTTCAACTTAAAGTTCCTGTGATGTTTGTGCAG GGTACCAAAGATGGTCTCTGCCCCTTGGAAAAACTAGAAGCTGttaggaagaaaatgaagacaATGAGTGGGTTGCACGAGATCGAGAGTGGTGATCACTCGTTCAAGATTTCAAAAAAGCACCTCCAAACCAAGGGATCAACCCAAGAGGAAGCTGAAGATGCAGCTGTTCAGGCCATTGCATCATTTTTCACCAGGTCTCTGAGATGA
- the LOC105801931 gene encoding LOW QUALITY PROTEIN: high mobility group B protein 6 (The sequence of the model RefSeq protein was modified relative to this genomic sequence to represent the inferred CDS: inserted 1 base in 1 codon) produces MADTAVVVDVPRKSRNNGRKALKQKNPSSSSPSLSTNEANILAQKLSQQLSPTQAPSPMKSDPSKENHDGDSQPLKGKAAGKGKQSKKSFEKDLQEMQDMLQKLRIEKEKTEELLKEKDEMLKMKDEEIENKGKEQEKLQMELKKLQKMKEFKPNMNFAISMNKGGGFEKKRPSPPYILWCKDQWKEIKKENPXADFKEVSNILGAKWKTIMAEEKKPYEEIYRAEKEVYLQAIAKEKRETEAMKLFEDEHKQKTAMELLEQYLQFKEEGEKETKKKTKKERDPSKPKQPMSAFFLFSNERRAALLADTGNKNVLEAAKIAGEEWKNMTEEQKKPYEEIAKKNKEKYMEEMEVYKQKKEEEALNVKKQEEEMMKLQKQEALQLLKKKEKTDHIIKKTKEKRQQKKQQNSDPNKPKKPASSFLLFSKEARKTLVQERQGINNSTLNALISVKWKELSEEERDVWNAKASEAMEVYKKQMEQYNKSAEEEQQH; encoded by the exons ATGGCGGATACAGCTGTTGTTGTTGATGTGCCAAGGAAATCAAgaaacaatggaagaaaagcCTTGAAACAGAAGaacccatcatcatcatcaccatcattaTCAACAAATGAAGCCAATATTTTGGCACAAAAGCTCTCACAGCAGCTTTCCCCAACACAGGCTCCTTCTCCGATGAAATCAGATCCGTCGAAAGAGAACCACGACGGAGACTCTCAACCACTCAAAGGAAAAGCCGCGGGCAAAGGGAAACAGAGCAAGAAATCTTTCGAGAAAGACTTGCAAGAAATGCAAGATATGCTTCAAAAGCTAAGGATAGAGAAAGAAAAGACCGAAGAGTTATTGAAAGAGAAAGATGAAATGTTGAAGATGAAGGATGAAGAGATTGAAAATAAAGGTAAAGAGCAAGAGAAATTGCAAATGGAGCTGAAGAAATTGCAGAAAATGAAGGAATTCAAGCCTAATATG AATTTCGCAATTTCGATGAACAAAGGAGgaggatttgaaaagaaaaggcCATCTCCACCTTACATTTTGTGGTGCAAAGATCAATGGAAAGAGATAAAGAAAGAGAATC AGGCTGATTTCAAAGAAGTTTCGAATATTTTGGGTGCGAAATGGAAGACGATCATGGCCGAAGAAAAGAAGCCTTACGAAGAGATATATCGAGCCGAAAAGGAAGTGTATTTACAGGCGATTGCGAAAGAGAAACGCGAGACGGAAGCCATGAAACTCTTTGAAGATGAGCATAAACAAAAGACAGCAATGGAGTTACTGGAACAATACTTGCAGTTCAAGGAAGAAGGTGAGAaagaaaccaagaaaaaaaCCAAGAAAGAAAGGGATCCCTCAAAGCCTAAGCAACCCATGTCGGCTTTCTTTTTGTTCTCCAACGAGAGAAGGGCGGCTTTACTCGCCGATACCGGAAACAAGAACGTTTTGGAAGCGGCGAAAATCGCGGGCGAAGAATGGAAGAACATGACTGAAGAACAAAAAAAGCCTTATGAAGAg ATAGCAAAGAAGAACAAGGAAAAATACATGGAAGAAATGGAGGTTTACAAGcagaaaaaggaagaagaagcattgaatgttaaaaaacaagaagaagagaTGATGAAACTACAGAAACAAGAAGCACTTCAATTGcttaaaaagaaagagaaaactgatcatatcattaaaaaaacCAAAGAGAAACGTCAACAAAAGAAGCAGCAGAATTCAGATCCTAATAAACCTAAAAAGCCTGCATCTTCTTTCCTTTTGTTCAGCAAAGAAGCAAGGAAAACTCTGGTACAAGAACGACAAGGAATCAACAACTCTACACTTAATGCCCTGATTTCAGTGAAATGGAAG GAGCTTAGTGAAGAAGAAAGGGATGTTTGGAATGCGAAAGCAAGTGAAGCCATGGAAGTATACAAGAAACAAATGGAACAATACAACAAATCTGCAGAGGAGGAGCAGCAGCACTAG